One region of Pleuronectes platessa chromosome 18, fPlePla1.1, whole genome shotgun sequence genomic DNA includes:
- the si:ch211-199g17.9 gene encoding synaptonemal complex central element protein 1 isoform X1, translated as MSTLSGFNLEDMVNVTPPKTGEEPQEPKMEQLMSKLRRLQQGKRILEEELKELKSVCDSLQTELATLQTEAYQLEGIHKEKEELCRKLQFQCEESEQDSVRQLNQNKKSEELLEQYRCEIQEFKLKLRKQRMKFEKQLHQLIEQHKNLHSIFSPERLPDEIQSIESTKSQLISAEQLKLAQLFHLEEELEDVRKQKQLGATAAVAVEQ; from the exons ATGAGCACGCTTTCAG GATTCAACCTTGAGGACATGGTTAATGTTACACCACCGAAAACAG GTGAAGAACCACAGGAGCCcaaaatggaacaactgatGAGTAAACTCAGGCGGCTCCAACAAG GTAAACGGATTCTGGAAGAAGAACTCAAGGAGCTGAAATCAGTCTGTGACTCATTGCAGACAGAACTGGCTACTT TGCAAACTGAAGCTTACCAACTGGAGGGAAtccataaagaaaaagaag AGTTGTGCAGGAAGCTGCAGTTCCAGTGTGAGGAGTCGGAGCAGGACTCCGTCAG acaGTTAAATCAGAACAAGAAAAGTGAGGAACTGCTGGAACAGTACAGATGTGAAATCCAGGAATTCAAACTTAAACTCCGGAAGCAGCG GATGAAGTTTGAGAAGCAACTTCATCAGCTGATAGAGCAGCATAAGAATCTGCACTCTATCTTT TCTCCAGAAAGGCTCCCAGATGAAATACAGAGTATCGAGAGCACAAAAAGTCAACTGATATCAGCTG AGCAGCTGAAGTTGGCTCAGCTGTTCCACCTCGAGGAGGAGCTTGAGGATGTGAGGAAACAGAAGCAGTTAGGAGCAACAGCTGCAGTGGCTGTGGAGCAGTAA
- the si:ch211-199g17.9 gene encoding uncharacterized protein si:ch211-199g17.9 isoform X2 — translation MSTLSGFNLEDMVNVTPPKTGEEPQEPKMEQLMSKLRRLQQVQTEAYQLEGIHKEKEELCRKLQFQCEESEQDSVRQLNQNKKSEELLEQYRCEIQEFKLKLRKQRMKFEKQLHQLIEQHKNLHSIFSPERLPDEIQSIESTKSQLISAEQLKLAQLFHLEEELEDVRKQKQLGATAAVAVEQ, via the exons ATGAGCACGCTTTCAG GATTCAACCTTGAGGACATGGTTAATGTTACACCACCGAAAACAG GTGAAGAACCACAGGAGCCcaaaatggaacaactgatGAGTAAACTCAGGCGGCTCCAACAAG TGCAAACTGAAGCTTACCAACTGGAGGGAAtccataaagaaaaagaag AGTTGTGCAGGAAGCTGCAGTTCCAGTGTGAGGAGTCGGAGCAGGACTCCGTCAG acaGTTAAATCAGAACAAGAAAAGTGAGGAACTGCTGGAACAGTACAGATGTGAAATCCAGGAATTCAAACTTAAACTCCGGAAGCAGCG GATGAAGTTTGAGAAGCAACTTCATCAGCTGATAGAGCAGCATAAGAATCTGCACTCTATCTTT TCTCCAGAAAGGCTCCCAGATGAAATACAGAGTATCGAGAGCACAAAAAGTCAACTGATATCAGCTG AGCAGCTGAAGTTGGCTCAGCTGTTCCACCTCGAGGAGGAGCTTGAGGATGTGAGGAAACAGAAGCAGTTAGGAGCAACAGCTGCAGTGGCTGTGGAGCAGTAA
- the grinaa gene encoding glutamate receptor, ionotropic, N-methyl D-aspartate-associated protein 1a (glutamate binding), producing MSKDKSGYPGMGETNPLHNNVYGPPQPGFGMPPPNYSQAPGGPYPPAAGYGQPGFAQAGPGFAPGPYPQMPYPQMPYPQGPYPEGPYQQGAPQPGFPGDPTVPAGSPGYHGDVPPSYYDNEEFTNSGFEDKTIRQAFIRKVFMVLTVQLSVTFSFVAVFTFVDEAKTFVRHNPWTYYVSYAIFFVSLIVLSCCGEFRRKHPWNLIALSILTLSLSYMVGMIASFYDTETVIMAVGITAVVCFTVVLFSLQSKYDFTSCRGVLFVCLIVLLLFSILCIFIRHRILHIVYSSLGALLFTCFLAVDTQLLLGNKKMALSPEEYIFAALNLYTDIINIFLYILAIVGRSRE from the exons ATGTCCAAGGACAAGAGTGGATACCCTGGTATGGGTGAGACCAACCCTCTTCATAACAATGTCTACGGACCCCCTCAGCCAGGTTTCGGCATGCCCCCTCCCAACTACAGCCAGGCCCCAGGGGGACCTTACCCACCAGCAGCTGGCTACGGGCAGCCAGGCTTTGCTCAGGCGGGCCCAGGTTTTGCCCCAGGTCCTTACCCTCAGATGCCTTATCCTCAGATGCCCTACCCACAGGGACCCTACCCCGAGGGGCCTTACCAGCAAGGAGCCCCACAGCCAGGCTTTCCCGGAGACCCCACTG TACCTGCTGGCAGCCCTGGTTACCATGGTGACGTGCCTCCATCTTACTACGACAACGAGGAGTTCACCAACTCTGGCTTTGAAGATAAGACCATCCGACAGGCCTTCATCAGAAAG GTCTTCATGGTTCTCACAGTGCAGCTGAGtgtcactttttcttttgttgccgTGTTCACCTTTGTCGATGAAGCCAAGACCTTTGTGCGACACAATCCGTGGACATACTATGTGTCCTACGCAATCTTCTTTGTGTCACTGATCGTCCTCAGTTGCTGTGGAGAGTTCCGCCGCAAGCACCCCTGGAACTTGATTGCACTG TCCATCCTGACCCTGAGCCTTTCCTACATGGTGGGTATGATCGCCAGCTTCTACGACACAGAGACCGTCATCATGGCTGTGGGCATCACTGCAGTGGTCTGCTTTACTGTGGTCCTGTTCTCGCTACAG AGCAAGTAtgacttcacttcctgtcggggtgtgctgtttgtgtgcctgatcgtgctgctgctcttctccatcctctgcATCTTCATTCGCCACAGGATCCTGCACATCGTCTATTCCTCACTGGGGGCTTTGCTCTTCACCTGC tTTTTGGCTGTTGACACTCAGCTTCTCCTGGGCAACAAGAAGATGGCCCTGAGTCCAGAGGAGTACATCTTTGCTGCCCTTAACCTCTACACTGACATCATCAACATCTTCCTCTACATCCTGGCTATCGTGGGACGCTCCCGTGAATGA
- the mapk15 gene encoding mitogen-activated protein kinase 15 isoform X1: MSKKYESANVSEVEEHISQKYEIKRRLGKGAYGIVWKAVDRQSGEIVAVKKIFDAFRNRTDAQRTFREIMFLQEFGDHPNIVKLLNVIRAQNDKDIYLIFEYMDSDLHAVIKKGSLLKDIHKRYVMYQLFKGVKYLHSGNVIHRDQKPSNVLLDTDCVVKLCDFGLARSLNQIQEDSGNPALTEYVATRWYRAPEILLGSTRYTKGVDMWSLGCILGEMLLGKALFPGTSTINQIEKIMIAIPHPSPEDVLAIKSEYGSSVIQRMLLKPQVSLEDLLKPSVPPDALDLLRGLLVFNPDKRLTAEQALQHPYVARFHNPTKEPAFYYDVVLPVDDGIQLSVVQYRNKLYEMMVERRTNQGMLRLIQPKDRECVSSRERPGVNDKVEKGPVAVNGDGHGDNEGKPPHEKSDEEKQVPSEAAVAKPEPVNVSTQPAAEKSPLSSPALGKPTYNPITHAPNGYVRSPVAPPQYQHSTAASRKPLGQTSNESATASPTEGANASMDQILQRGRSAPVAHNRSFSLTLNQTQNNLLVRKDESPLTSGLSVTSARLNQRSNPQVHEARPPARFSKKVFQSHCNVAAAGDPRAKLGSYSQAYGTINKTELDNLLRSRPSNK, encoded by the exons ATGagtaaaaaatatgaatcagCAAACGTGTCTGAGGTGGAGGAGCACATTTCTCAAAAGTATGAAATCAAGAGGAGACTTGGGAAGGGG GCCTATGGCATCGTATGGAAGGCAGTGGACAGACAGAGCGGAGAGATCGTGGCGGTGAAAAAGATCTTTGATGCCTTCAGAAACAGGACTGACGCCCAG cGGACATTCAGAGAAATCATGTTCCTTCAG GAGTTTGGTGATCATCCCAACATTGTCAAACTTTTAAATGTCATCCGAGCGCAAAACGACAAAGACATTTACCTCATATTTGAATATATGG ATTCTGACCTGCATGCAGTGATTAAGAAAGGCAGCCTCCTGAAGGACATCCATAAACGTTATGTGATGTACCAGCTCTTCAAGGGAGTTAAATACCTGCATTCAGGAAACGTTATCCACCGAGACCAAAAG CCGTCCAACGTGCTGCTGGACACTGACTGTGTGGTCAAGCTGTGTGATTTCGGCCTGGCCAGATCACTCAACCAGATCCAGGAGGACAGTGGGAATCCTGCGCTGACGGAGTACGTGGCGACGCGGTGGTACAGAGCCCCTGAGATCCTGCTGGGGTCCACAAG GTACACTAAAGGTGTGGACATGTGGAGCCTCGGCTGTATCCTGGGAGAGATGCTGCTGGGGAAAGCCCTGTTCCCTGGGACATCCACCATCAACCAGATAGAGAAGATCATGATTGCCATACCTCACCCGAGCCCAGAAG atgttCTCGCAATCAAGTCTGAATATGGATCCTCTGTCATTCAGAGAATGTTACTGAA ACCACAGGTTTCTCTAGAGGATCTTCTGAAGCCGTCTGTGCCTCCTGATGCTCTGGACCTGCTGAGGGGTTTGTTAGTTTTCAACCCAGACAAGCGACTGACTGCAGAGCAAGCACTCCAACACCCATATGTGGCCAG GTTCCATAATCCAACGAAGGAGCCAGCTTTTTACTACGATGTAGTGCTGCCAGTGGACGATGGCATACAATTATCTGTGGTTCAGTACCGCAACAAACTTTATGAG ATGATGGTGGAGAGGAGAACCAATCAGGGGATGTTGAGACTGATCCAGCCGAAGGACAGagagtgtgtcagtagcagggAGAGGCCCGGTGTGAATGATAAAGTGGAGAAGGGGCCGGTGGCAGTTAATGGAGATGGCCATGGCGACAATGAGGGGAAACCACCGCATGAAAAGtctgatgaagaaaaacaagtgcCTTCGGAGGCGGCCGTTGCCAAACCCGAACCTGTGAATGTATCCACCCAGCCGGCTGCGGAGAAGAGTCCATTATCAAGCCCAGCCTTAGGGAAACCCACATATAATCCCATCACACATGCCCCAA ATGGTTATGTCAGGAGTCCGGTTGCTCCTCCGCAGTACCAGCACTCCACTGCAGCCAGTAGGAAACCTTTGGGACAGACCAGTAATGAGAGTGCAACAGCATCACCAACAGAGGGCGCTAACGCA TCCATGGACCAGATTCTCCAGCGTGGCCGCTCAGCCCCTGTGGCTCATAACCGATCCTTTTCCTTGACGCTCAACCAAACGCAGAACAACCTGCTGGTGCGTAAGGATGAGTCACCTTTGACCTCCGGGCTATCTGTCACATCGGCACGTCTG AACCAACGCTCCAACCCTCAGGTTCATGAGGCTCGTCCCCCCGCGCGGTTCAGCAAGAAAGTATTCCAGAGTCACTGTAACGTGGCAGCTGCCGGTGACCCTCGAGCCAAGCTTGGTAGTTATTCCCAGGCCTATGGTACGATCAACAAGACTGAACTGGACAATCTGCTTCGAAGTCGTCCTTCCAACAAGTGA
- the mapk15 gene encoding mitogen-activated protein kinase 15 isoform X2 codes for MSKKYESANVSEVEEHISQKYEIKRRLGKGAYGIVWKAVDRQSGEIVAVKKIFDAFRNRTDAQRTFREIMFLQEFGDHPNIVKLLNVIRAQNDKDIYLIFEYMDSDLHAVIKKGSLLKDIHKRYVMYQLFKGVKYLHSGNVIHRDQKPSNVLLDTDCVVKLCDFGLARSLNQIQEDSGNPALTEYVATRWYRAPEILLGSTRYTKGVDMWSLGCILGEMLLGKALFPGTSTINQIEKIMIAIPHPSPEDVLAIKSEYGSSVIQRMLLKPQVSLEDLLKPSVPPDALDLLRGLLVFNPDKRLTAEQALQHPYVARFHNPTKEPAFYYDVVLPVDDGIQLSVVQYRNKLYEMMVERRTNQGMLRLIQPKDRECVSSRERPGVNDKVEKGPVAVNGDGHGDNEGKPPHEKSDEEKQVPSEAAVAKPEPVNVSTQPAAEKSPLSSPALGKPTYNPITHAPNGYVRSPVAPPQYQHSTAASRKPLGQTSNESATASPTEGANASMDQILQRGRSAPVAHNRSFSLTLNQTQNNLLNQRSNPQVHEARPPARFSKKVFQSHCNVAAAGDPRAKLGSYSQAYGTINKTELDNLLRSRPSNK; via the exons ATGagtaaaaaatatgaatcagCAAACGTGTCTGAGGTGGAGGAGCACATTTCTCAAAAGTATGAAATCAAGAGGAGACTTGGGAAGGGG GCCTATGGCATCGTATGGAAGGCAGTGGACAGACAGAGCGGAGAGATCGTGGCGGTGAAAAAGATCTTTGATGCCTTCAGAAACAGGACTGACGCCCAG cGGACATTCAGAGAAATCATGTTCCTTCAG GAGTTTGGTGATCATCCCAACATTGTCAAACTTTTAAATGTCATCCGAGCGCAAAACGACAAAGACATTTACCTCATATTTGAATATATGG ATTCTGACCTGCATGCAGTGATTAAGAAAGGCAGCCTCCTGAAGGACATCCATAAACGTTATGTGATGTACCAGCTCTTCAAGGGAGTTAAATACCTGCATTCAGGAAACGTTATCCACCGAGACCAAAAG CCGTCCAACGTGCTGCTGGACACTGACTGTGTGGTCAAGCTGTGTGATTTCGGCCTGGCCAGATCACTCAACCAGATCCAGGAGGACAGTGGGAATCCTGCGCTGACGGAGTACGTGGCGACGCGGTGGTACAGAGCCCCTGAGATCCTGCTGGGGTCCACAAG GTACACTAAAGGTGTGGACATGTGGAGCCTCGGCTGTATCCTGGGAGAGATGCTGCTGGGGAAAGCCCTGTTCCCTGGGACATCCACCATCAACCAGATAGAGAAGATCATGATTGCCATACCTCACCCGAGCCCAGAAG atgttCTCGCAATCAAGTCTGAATATGGATCCTCTGTCATTCAGAGAATGTTACTGAA ACCACAGGTTTCTCTAGAGGATCTTCTGAAGCCGTCTGTGCCTCCTGATGCTCTGGACCTGCTGAGGGGTTTGTTAGTTTTCAACCCAGACAAGCGACTGACTGCAGAGCAAGCACTCCAACACCCATATGTGGCCAG GTTCCATAATCCAACGAAGGAGCCAGCTTTTTACTACGATGTAGTGCTGCCAGTGGACGATGGCATACAATTATCTGTGGTTCAGTACCGCAACAAACTTTATGAG ATGATGGTGGAGAGGAGAACCAATCAGGGGATGTTGAGACTGATCCAGCCGAAGGACAGagagtgtgtcagtagcagggAGAGGCCCGGTGTGAATGATAAAGTGGAGAAGGGGCCGGTGGCAGTTAATGGAGATGGCCATGGCGACAATGAGGGGAAACCACCGCATGAAAAGtctgatgaagaaaaacaagtgcCTTCGGAGGCGGCCGTTGCCAAACCCGAACCTGTGAATGTATCCACCCAGCCGGCTGCGGAGAAGAGTCCATTATCAAGCCCAGCCTTAGGGAAACCCACATATAATCCCATCACACATGCCCCAA ATGGTTATGTCAGGAGTCCGGTTGCTCCTCCGCAGTACCAGCACTCCACTGCAGCCAGTAGGAAACCTTTGGGACAGACCAGTAATGAGAGTGCAACAGCATCACCAACAGAGGGCGCTAACGCA TCCATGGACCAGATTCTCCAGCGTGGCCGCTCAGCCCCTGTGGCTCATAACCGATCCTTTTCCTTGACGCTCAACCAAACGCAGAACAACCTGCTG AACCAACGCTCCAACCCTCAGGTTCATGAGGCTCGTCCCCCCGCGCGGTTCAGCAAGAAAGTATTCCAGAGTCACTGTAACGTGGCAGCTGCCGGTGACCCTCGAGCCAAGCTTGGTAGTTATTCCCAGGCCTATGGTACGATCAACAAGACTGAACTGGACAATCTGCTTCGAAGTCGTCCTTCCAACAAGTGA
- the mapk15 gene encoding mitogen-activated protein kinase 15 isoform X3 has protein sequence MQAYGIVWKAVDRQSGEIVAVKKIFDAFRNRTDAQRTFREIMFLQEFGDHPNIVKLLNVIRAQNDKDIYLIFEYMDSDLHAVIKKGSLLKDIHKRYVMYQLFKGVKYLHSGNVIHRDQKPSNVLLDTDCVVKLCDFGLARSLNQIQEDSGNPALTEYVATRWYRAPEILLGSTRYTKGVDMWSLGCILGEMLLGKALFPGTSTINQIEKIMIAIPHPSPEDVLAIKSEYGSSVIQRMLLKPQVSLEDLLKPSVPPDALDLLRGLLVFNPDKRLTAEQALQHPYVARFHNPTKEPAFYYDVVLPVDDGIQLSVVQYRNKLYEMMVERRTNQGMLRLIQPKDRECVSSRERPGVNDKVEKGPVAVNGDGHGDNEGKPPHEKSDEEKQVPSEAAVAKPEPVNVSTQPAAEKSPLSSPALGKPTYNPITHAPNGYVRSPVAPPQYQHSTAASRKPLGQTSNESATASPTEGANASMDQILQRGRSAPVAHNRSFSLTLNQTQNNLLVRKDESPLTSGLSVTSARLNQRSNPQVHEARPPARFSKKVFQSHCNVAAAGDPRAKLGSYSQAYGTINKTELDNLLRSRPSNK, from the exons ATGCAG GCCTATGGCATCGTATGGAAGGCAGTGGACAGACAGAGCGGAGAGATCGTGGCGGTGAAAAAGATCTTTGATGCCTTCAGAAACAGGACTGACGCCCAG cGGACATTCAGAGAAATCATGTTCCTTCAG GAGTTTGGTGATCATCCCAACATTGTCAAACTTTTAAATGTCATCCGAGCGCAAAACGACAAAGACATTTACCTCATATTTGAATATATGG ATTCTGACCTGCATGCAGTGATTAAGAAAGGCAGCCTCCTGAAGGACATCCATAAACGTTATGTGATGTACCAGCTCTTCAAGGGAGTTAAATACCTGCATTCAGGAAACGTTATCCACCGAGACCAAAAG CCGTCCAACGTGCTGCTGGACACTGACTGTGTGGTCAAGCTGTGTGATTTCGGCCTGGCCAGATCACTCAACCAGATCCAGGAGGACAGTGGGAATCCTGCGCTGACGGAGTACGTGGCGACGCGGTGGTACAGAGCCCCTGAGATCCTGCTGGGGTCCACAAG GTACACTAAAGGTGTGGACATGTGGAGCCTCGGCTGTATCCTGGGAGAGATGCTGCTGGGGAAAGCCCTGTTCCCTGGGACATCCACCATCAACCAGATAGAGAAGATCATGATTGCCATACCTCACCCGAGCCCAGAAG atgttCTCGCAATCAAGTCTGAATATGGATCCTCTGTCATTCAGAGAATGTTACTGAA ACCACAGGTTTCTCTAGAGGATCTTCTGAAGCCGTCTGTGCCTCCTGATGCTCTGGACCTGCTGAGGGGTTTGTTAGTTTTCAACCCAGACAAGCGACTGACTGCAGAGCAAGCACTCCAACACCCATATGTGGCCAG GTTCCATAATCCAACGAAGGAGCCAGCTTTTTACTACGATGTAGTGCTGCCAGTGGACGATGGCATACAATTATCTGTGGTTCAGTACCGCAACAAACTTTATGAG ATGATGGTGGAGAGGAGAACCAATCAGGGGATGTTGAGACTGATCCAGCCGAAGGACAGagagtgtgtcagtagcagggAGAGGCCCGGTGTGAATGATAAAGTGGAGAAGGGGCCGGTGGCAGTTAATGGAGATGGCCATGGCGACAATGAGGGGAAACCACCGCATGAAAAGtctgatgaagaaaaacaagtgcCTTCGGAGGCGGCCGTTGCCAAACCCGAACCTGTGAATGTATCCACCCAGCCGGCTGCGGAGAAGAGTCCATTATCAAGCCCAGCCTTAGGGAAACCCACATATAATCCCATCACACATGCCCCAA ATGGTTATGTCAGGAGTCCGGTTGCTCCTCCGCAGTACCAGCACTCCACTGCAGCCAGTAGGAAACCTTTGGGACAGACCAGTAATGAGAGTGCAACAGCATCACCAACAGAGGGCGCTAACGCA TCCATGGACCAGATTCTCCAGCGTGGCCGCTCAGCCCCTGTGGCTCATAACCGATCCTTTTCCTTGACGCTCAACCAAACGCAGAACAACCTGCTGGTGCGTAAGGATGAGTCACCTTTGACCTCCGGGCTATCTGTCACATCGGCACGTCTG AACCAACGCTCCAACCCTCAGGTTCATGAGGCTCGTCCCCCCGCGCGGTTCAGCAAGAAAGTATTCCAGAGTCACTGTAACGTGGCAGCTGCCGGTGACCCTCGAGCCAAGCTTGGTAGTTATTCCCAGGCCTATGGTACGATCAACAAGACTGAACTGGACAATCTGCTTCGAAGTCGTCCTTCCAACAAGTGA
- the mapk15 gene encoding mitogen-activated protein kinase 15 isoform X4, whose protein sequence is MSKKYESANVSEVEEHISQKYEIKRRLGKGAYGIVWKAVDRQSGEIVAVKKIFDAFRNRTDAQRTFREIMFLQEFGDHPNIVKLLNVIRAQNDKDIYLIFEYMDSDLHAVIKKGSLLKDIHKRYVMYQLFKGVKYLHSGNVIHRDQKPSNVLLDTDCVVKLCDFGLARSLNQIQEDSGNPALTEYVATRWYRAPEILLGSTRYTKGVDMWSLGCILGEMLLGKALFPGTSTINQIEKIMIAIPHPSPEDVLAIKSEYGSSVIQRMLLKPQVSLEDLLKPSVPPDALDLLRGLLVFNPDKRLTAEQALQHPYVARFHNPTKEPAFYYDVVLPVDDGIQLSVVQYRNKLYEMMVERRTNQGMLRLIQPKDRECVSSRERPGVNDKVEKGPVAVNGDGHGDNEGKPPHEKSDEEKQVPSEAAVAKPEPVNVSTQPAAEKSPLSSPALGKPTYNPITHAPNGYVRSPVAPPQYQHSTAASRKPLGQTSNESATASPTEGANASMDQILQRGRSAPVAHNRSFSLTLNQTQNNLLVRKDESPLTSGLSVTSARLVSSLHLRTKPTLQPSGS, encoded by the exons ATGagtaaaaaatatgaatcagCAAACGTGTCTGAGGTGGAGGAGCACATTTCTCAAAAGTATGAAATCAAGAGGAGACTTGGGAAGGGG GCCTATGGCATCGTATGGAAGGCAGTGGACAGACAGAGCGGAGAGATCGTGGCGGTGAAAAAGATCTTTGATGCCTTCAGAAACAGGACTGACGCCCAG cGGACATTCAGAGAAATCATGTTCCTTCAG GAGTTTGGTGATCATCCCAACATTGTCAAACTTTTAAATGTCATCCGAGCGCAAAACGACAAAGACATTTACCTCATATTTGAATATATGG ATTCTGACCTGCATGCAGTGATTAAGAAAGGCAGCCTCCTGAAGGACATCCATAAACGTTATGTGATGTACCAGCTCTTCAAGGGAGTTAAATACCTGCATTCAGGAAACGTTATCCACCGAGACCAAAAG CCGTCCAACGTGCTGCTGGACACTGACTGTGTGGTCAAGCTGTGTGATTTCGGCCTGGCCAGATCACTCAACCAGATCCAGGAGGACAGTGGGAATCCTGCGCTGACGGAGTACGTGGCGACGCGGTGGTACAGAGCCCCTGAGATCCTGCTGGGGTCCACAAG GTACACTAAAGGTGTGGACATGTGGAGCCTCGGCTGTATCCTGGGAGAGATGCTGCTGGGGAAAGCCCTGTTCCCTGGGACATCCACCATCAACCAGATAGAGAAGATCATGATTGCCATACCTCACCCGAGCCCAGAAG atgttCTCGCAATCAAGTCTGAATATGGATCCTCTGTCATTCAGAGAATGTTACTGAA ACCACAGGTTTCTCTAGAGGATCTTCTGAAGCCGTCTGTGCCTCCTGATGCTCTGGACCTGCTGAGGGGTTTGTTAGTTTTCAACCCAGACAAGCGACTGACTGCAGAGCAAGCACTCCAACACCCATATGTGGCCAG GTTCCATAATCCAACGAAGGAGCCAGCTTTTTACTACGATGTAGTGCTGCCAGTGGACGATGGCATACAATTATCTGTGGTTCAGTACCGCAACAAACTTTATGAG ATGATGGTGGAGAGGAGAACCAATCAGGGGATGTTGAGACTGATCCAGCCGAAGGACAGagagtgtgtcagtagcagggAGAGGCCCGGTGTGAATGATAAAGTGGAGAAGGGGCCGGTGGCAGTTAATGGAGATGGCCATGGCGACAATGAGGGGAAACCACCGCATGAAAAGtctgatgaagaaaaacaagtgcCTTCGGAGGCGGCCGTTGCCAAACCCGAACCTGTGAATGTATCCACCCAGCCGGCTGCGGAGAAGAGTCCATTATCAAGCCCAGCCTTAGGGAAACCCACATATAATCCCATCACACATGCCCCAA ATGGTTATGTCAGGAGTCCGGTTGCTCCTCCGCAGTACCAGCACTCCACTGCAGCCAGTAGGAAACCTTTGGGACAGACCAGTAATGAGAGTGCAACAGCATCACCAACAGAGGGCGCTAACGCA TCCATGGACCAGATTCTCCAGCGTGGCCGCTCAGCCCCTGTGGCTCATAACCGATCCTTTTCCTTGACGCTCAACCAAACGCAGAACAACCTGCTGGTGCGTAAGGATGAGTCACCTTTGACCTCCGGGCTATCTGTCACATCGGCACGTCTGGTCAGTTCTCTGCACCTCAGGACAA AACCAACGCTCCAACCCTCAGGTTCATGA